The Streptomyces sp. ICC1 DNA window CCACGCGCGGCTCGACGCCATCGGCGTCTTCGGCTACTCCGACGAGGACGGCACCGAGGCCGTCACGTACGAGAACAAGCTGGACGCCGACACCATCGCGGAGCGCCTGGCCCACATGCAGCGCCTCGCCGAGGAGCTCACCTCGCAGCGCGCGGAGGAGCGGATCGGCGAGACCCTGGAGGTGCTCGTCGAGACGGTCGTCCCGATCGACGAGGCGGAGGACGGCGAGGGAGCCTACGGGCGCGCCGCCCACCAGGCCCCCGAGACCGACGGCCAGGTCGTCTTCACCGACGGCGCCGGGCTGGTCCCGGGGCGCATCGTCACGGCGAAGGTGGTCGGAACCCTGGGCGTGGACCTCGTGGCCGAGCCCCTGGGCGTGGATCTTGAGGAGGCGGCCGGATGACCGGAGCCCCGGCATCTGCGGCGGGCGGGACCGGCCGCCGGCCCGCGCCCGGCGCGAAGCTGGGCGCTGCCGCGGTCAATCAGGCCAGCCTGTGGAACATCGCGAACATCCTGACGATGATCCGGCTGGTCCTGGTGCCGGGATTCGTGATGCTGCTGCTCGCCGACGGGGGATACGACCCCGTCTGGCGGGCGCTGGCGTGGGCGGCGTTCGCCGTCGCCATGATCACCGACATCTTCGACGGACATCTGGCCCGTACGTACAACCTGGTCACGGATTTCGGGAAGATCGCCGACCCCATCGCCGACAAGGCGATCATGGGGTCGGCTCTGGTGTGTCTGTCGTGGCTCGGTGATCTGCCCTGGTGGGTGACCGGCGTGATCCTCGGCCGGGAACTCGGGATCACGCTCATGCGTTTCTGGGTCATCAGGTACGGAGTGATCCCCGCG harbors:
- the pgsA gene encoding CDP-diacylglycerol--glycerol-3-phosphate 3-phosphatidyltransferase, which encodes MTGAPASAAGGTGRRPAPGAKLGAAAVNQASLWNIANILTMIRLVLVPGFVMLLLADGGYDPVWRALAWAAFAVAMITDIFDGHLARTYNLVTDFGKIADPIADKAIMGSALVCLSWLGDLPWWVTGVILGRELGITLMRFWVIRYGVIPASRGGKLKTLTQGVAVGMYVLALTGPLATLRFWVMAAAVVLTVVTGLDYIRQAVVLRRKGLAAERAAK